Proteins from a single region of Paraflavitalea devenefica:
- the rplR gene encoding 50S ribosomal protein L18, whose translation MNKLVKRQKIRYRIRKKVSGTSQKPRLSVFRSNTDIYVQLIDDVSGKTLAAASSKDKDIAAQKGTRIEKSKLVGLAIARKATELGINIIIFDRGGNLYHGRVKSVADGAREGGLQF comes from the coding sequence ATGAATAAATTAGTTAAAAGACAGAAAATCCGCTACCGGATCCGTAAGAAAGTATCCGGCACCAGCCAAAAACCAAGGCTGTCTGTTTTCAGGAGCAATACAGATATTTATGTGCAACTGATTGACGACGTTTCCGGTAAAACTTTGGCCGCGGCTTCTTCTAAGGACAAGGATATTGCTGCCCAGAAAGGGACCAGGATCGAAAAGAGCAAGCTGGTAGGTCTGGCAATTGCCCGTAAGGCTACTGAATTAGGCATTAACATCATCATTTTTGATCGTGGTGGTAACCTGTATCATGGCCGGGTAAAGAGTGTAGCTGATGGCGCCCGTGAAGGTGGTTTGCAATTCTAA